In Cystobacter fuscus DSM 2262, the DNA window GAGGACACCGAGCAGCCCGAGCAGAACAAGCGCTGGGTCACGATCCGCCCGCCCGGCGCACCGGAAAACACCACCACCCTCCTGCTCGCCCGCGCTGCCACGCCCGCGCAGGCCGCATTCGTTGGCAATCAGTCCGGCGGGCGCGTCTTCCTCTTTCTCGCCACCGACGACTTCGAGCGCGACCATGAAGCCTTCACCGCCGCTGGCGTGACGTGGATCCGTCCTCCCACCGAGCAGCCCTATGGCAAGGTCGCCGTCTTCGCTGGCAAGGTCGCCGTCTTCGCCGATCTCTACGGCAACCTCTGGGATCTCGTGCAGTTCGCCCGCGGCGAAGAAGGTGTCAGACGATTCGTGTGCGCCAGGCAAAGCTTGGGTGAGGAGGAAGCGATGTAGGAGCGG includes these proteins:
- a CDS encoding VOC family protein gives rise to the protein MPHLAHIALVVRDYDEALAFYVGRLGFTLVEDTEQPEQNKRWVTIRPPGAPENTTTLLLARAATPAQAAFVGNQSGGRVFLFLATDDFERDHEAFTAAGVTWIRPPTEQPYGKVAVFAGKVAVFADLYGNLWDLVQFARGEEGVRRFVCARQSLGEEEAM